CCTCTCCCGCACCAGAGGCGATGTCGTGAGGATCACGAACGTGGGGTTCATGCCTAGCCACTCCCTCAGGATGGCAGGCGTGAGCCTGCGTTTCGTACTGGATCCTGATCTCACCCCTGAGCTGCGCGAGCAGATCGTCTCGCTCTGGGTGGACGTCACCAACGCCGGCGGCGCGGTCGGCTTCGTCGCCCCGGTGACCGCGGCCGAGGTCCGGCCGATGGCCGAGGCCGCCTTCGCCGACATCGTCGACGGGCCGGACCGGCTGCTGGTCGGCTACGAGGGCGATCGGCCGGTCGGCATCCTGATCATCTGCGACAACCGGTTCCACCTGAAGACGCACTATCGGGTGCTCAAGCGGGTGATGGTCCACCCCGACACCCAGGGCCGCGGGTACGGCGCCGCGCTGATGCGCGAGGCCGAGCGGCTCGGCAGCGAGCTGGGCCTGGCGGCGCTGCACGTGACCGTCCGGGGCGGGCTCGGCCTCGAGCCGTTCTACGACCGGCTGGGCTACCGGGAGGTGGGGCGGCTGCCCGGCGCGCTGCGCCTCGCCCCCGGCGACGACCGGGACGAGGTCTTCATGTGGCTGGACCTGGACCGGCCGGGGGCCTGACGCCCGGGCTCCCCGGGCCCGGCACCCATCATCGGGTCCCGGCCGATCCATCCCGTGGGCCACCCTTGGAAGCACGGCAGGGTCCTACGATGCTGATGTCGTGGATGAATCGCCACAGCCGGCGGAACTCGCCGCCCTGCGTCCGCGGTGATTCGTTCACGTCATCAGCTTCGTAGCGCCCGACCAGGACACCCGACCGGCCATCCAGTCCCCGGCCGGAGCAGCGGGCGCGGCACCAGGTCAAGCACCGCCGAGCGACCAGCGGGCCAAGGGAAAGCCAAGGGCCGCCGACCCGAGCAGATCGCGGTGGCCCGGGCCGGCGGCGGCACGCCGGGTGGTCAGTCCAGCAGGGTCACCGGATCGCCGACCTGCACCTCGCCCGGCCCGTCGGGGACCAGGTGCAGCCCGAAGAGGAGCTTCTGGTTGATGTTGCGGTGCCGGCCGAGGGTGCGCAGCGGCTCCTTGCCGCGTACGCCGGTCTCCTGGTCGGTGGTGGTGACCACGCAGCGGTCACAGGGCCCGGCGGCGCGGAAGACGGCCGATCCGACGCGGAGCCGGCGGCCGGCCCACCCGTCCTCCGCCCAGGCCGGGGCCCCCTCGACGACCAGGTTGGGGCGGAACCGGGCCATCGGCACCGGCGGCTCGCCCGCCTCGGCCAGCCAGTCGTTCAGCGCGTCGAGCGAGGCCGCGCCGGCCAGCAGCAGCGGGTACTCGTCGGCGAAGCTGACCTGGTCGCCGGTGTCGTGGTCGCGCTCATCCGGGTCCATCTGCCGGGTCGGCTCGCGCAGCCAGACCAGCCGGACCGGCCGGCCGAGCAGCCCGCCGAGCCAGTCGTCGGCGGCCGGACCGGCGGGCAGCGCGGCGACCGGCCGTCGGCTGCGGAACACCCGCACCGGCAGCGGCTCGCCCGCGTCCGGCTCGGGCACGTCCAGGTCGGCGCGGTCCGGGGCGCGCAGCACCAGGCCGCCGGCGCGCGGGGTGGCGCCCAGGGTGACCAGCTCGGCGGCCTCCCGCTGGGTGACGCCGACGCCGTGCTCGTCGATGACCAGCCAGCGCCGGTCGCCGGCCAGGCCCCACGGTTCGACCCGGGCGCCGTCGTGGTCGAGCCGGTGGCAGCCCTTGACCGGGTACGTGTGCACGGCGGCGAGCCTCACCAGGCGACCCCGATCCCGTCGCCCGGGTACCAGTGCCGGGCCGGTGTCTCCCGGTAGGCGAGGAAGCGCCGCCCCGTCCGTTCGGCGTGCTCGGCGAGGACGTTGGTGACGGTGACGTTGTCGGTGAGCAGCATCGCCCCGGGGGCGAGCTTCGGCTCCACCGCCTCGAACTCGCTCTTCTCGTGCACCCGGCTGTGGTCGCTGTCGTGCAGGAACAGGTCGACCGGGCGGTCCAGCGCGGCGATCGAGGCGACGGAGTCGCCGATCACCAGGTCGACCACGTCGGCCCAGGGCGTGGCGCGGGCCAGGTAGCCGGCCTCCGGGTTGATGTCCAGCGAGGTGAGCCGGCCCGGGTGCCCCTCGGCGGCATTGCGCAGCAGCGCGGCGGCGAGGACGCAGCTGCCGAGCCCCTTGTCGACGCCGGTCTCCACCACGTGCGCGGGCTTGCGGGCGCGGACGGTGGCGTACCAGCCGATCCGGCGGGCGTACCGGACGTGCTTGTCGGCCAGGCCGCGGCGGGACGCGGCGGCGGTGGCGCGCTCGATGTGCCGGCGTAGTTCCTCGTCGGTCTCGATCTCGTTGAGGTACGCCCGGACCTGCTTGACCGGCACGTCACAGACCACGCTGACGAACCAGGCAAGGTGGTGCCGGCTCAGCTTGGTCAGCTCGTACGTGTAGTTGTGATGCTCACGCGAGGTGACCAGCCAGCGGGCGGAGGTGCGCAGCACCTTGGCGTCGTGCCGGGCGACCCGGGCCAGCCGCACCGGGAAGGCGGCGACCGGAGCCAACGGGGTGCGGGCGATGGCCCGCCGGAGCTTCGTTGCGTCCACGTGTGCGGTTTTACCAGGTCGGGGTGGCGACTGGCGAGGAAAGTTCTCAGGCACCGACCGGGTGGCCGGACCTGACCGACCGGACGAGGGTTCCCGCGCCGGAAGGCGAGTCAGTAGCATCCCGCACATGTCACGTCGCCACCAGTTCGCCGACTACGAAACGCGCTACCCAGCGTCCGAAGTGGATCTCGACGCCACGGAGCAGACGTCCTCGCCGGCTCCGCGTCGCCGACGCGGCCGGCGTATCGCCCTGATCGTGCTGCTGGTGCTGGTGCTGCTCACCGGGGGTGGCCTCCTCGCGGGCGGCCTGTACTACCGCTCGATCAATTCCTCCGTCGAGCGCGTTGACGCCTTCGACGGCGTGCCCGAGGAGTCCCGCCCGCAGGTCGAGGTCGCGGCGAAGGGCGCGATGAACATCATGATGCTGGGCAGCGACTCCCGCGACCCGGAAAACACCGGGGGGTCCCGGAGCGACACGATCATCGTCGCCCACCTGCCAGCGGACCGGTCGAGCGCCCAGCTCATCTCGATTCCGCGGGACACCTGGGTGTCGGTGCCACGCTCGAAGGACGGCCAACACGGCGGCCGGGATGCCAAGATCAATGCGGCATACGCATGGGGCGGCGTTCCGCTGATGGTGCAGACGGTGGAGCAGTTCACCGGCGTCCGTATCGACCATGTGACGATGGTCGACTTCTCCGGCTTCAAGGAGATCGTCGACGCGCTGGGTGGTGTCGAGATCGACGTGGAGAAGGACTTCACCACGAATTACTCCCTGAGCGGTAGCCGGACGTTCGTCAAGGGTCGGCAGACCATGGACGGGGCCGCCGCGCTCGACTACGCGCGTGAGCGGCATGCCTTCGCCGACGGCGACTTCGCCCGGATCCGACACCAGCAGCAGGTGATCAAGGCAATCCTGGACAAGGCTGCCTCCGGCGGCGTGCTGGCCAGCCCCGGCAAGCTGAACTCGTTCGTGAAGGCCACGTCGAACGCGGTGGCGGTGGACAAGTCACTGTCCCTCTTGGACCTAGCGATGGAGCTGCGTGGCCTGCGGGGCGGCAACCTCGGGTTCTTCACCTGCCCCGTGAAGGGGACGGGCCGGGTCGGCAGCGAGAGCGTCGTGTTCGCGAACACGACGAAGGCGAAGACGCTCTTCGACGCGGTCCGCCGCGACTCGGTCCCCGACATCCTGGCTGCCGGAAAGTAGGACGTCGAACTACCTTGCCGGCTCTGGCGGCACGGCTGGCCCGTTCGTATCCTTCGATCGCCCCGGCGTCGCACACCTGGCCAGGGGTTCTCACGGGGGAAGGATCGACCATGTCACGCCTACCGGTGTTTGGTCACCCTGCTGCGTCCGTATCGGACCTCGGCGGAACTTCGCAGCAGCCGGTGGCATTGCAGGAAGATCCGACCGGCGGTGCGGGGATCACTGTGGTGATCCCCCCCGTCCGGTCGGCGAAGGAGCCGCTGGTCGCGGCGGAGACGCGCACCGGTCTCGACACGACTGCGGTGATCCCATATGCCAGCTCCCGGGCCTCGAAGCGCACGCGCTGGCTCCGGGCCTGGATGATGACGGCGCCCATCGACGTCGTCGCGCTGCTCGCGCCGCTGCTGGTGACCCAGAACTACTGGCGCGGGACCCTGACCAACGCCGGCCTGACGGTGGCCTTCTTCGCGGCCGGCGGGCTCTACCGGGCCCGCCGGCACATAAGCATCCTGGACGAGTTGCCGAGCCTCGGCGGGCGGCTCCTGGCAGCCGGCGCGGTGGTGGCCATCATCGCGGCCCAGCGTCACGACTCGGTGCCGTACGTCAGCGGCTTCATGCAGGGCGTCGCGCTCTCCGCCGGCCTGGTGATCGTGGGCCGCGCCGTCAACCACACGTTCATCCTCGTCGCGCGTAAGCGGCGGTGGGTGGAGCACAACGCCATCATCATCGGTAGCGGTCCGGTCGGCGTGGAGCTCGCCCGGCTGCTTCGGCGCTATCCGCAGTACGGCCTGCGGTTCGTCGGCTGTGTCGACGCCCCGTCGCGGCAGGGCCTCGGTTCGATTCCGCTGATCGGCACCCTCGACGACCTCGAACACCTCACCAGGCTGATGGGGTGCGAGGTCCTGGTCATCGCCGACCCGGACTGCACGGAGTCCGCCCTGATGGACACCCTGCTCCGGCCGGCCAGCTCGCGCTGCGACCTCTGGGCGGTGCCTCGCCTCTGGGGTTCCCGGTCGCAGGGCGGCTATCCCGACCACGTCGGGGCCATCCCGATCGTCAAGATCGGGGACACCACGCTCACCGGTCCGCGGTGGAAAATCAAGCGGGCCTCCGACGTGCTCTTCGCCGCGCTGGCGTTGATCGTGCTGAGCCCGGTGCTCCTGCTCTGCGCGATCGCGACGTTCCTCGACGGCGGCCGCGGCATCTTCTTCTACCAGGAGCGGATCGGCCGGTACGGCGAGCCGTTCAAGGTCATCAAGTTCCGCTCGATGCGCCCGGTCGACGAGCACGAGTCGCAGACGAACTGGTCCATCGCGAACGACCGGCGGGTCGGGCCGATCGGGCGGTTCATGCGCCGGACGTCGCTGGACGAGCTGCCCCAGCTCTGGAACATCCTGCGCGGCGAGATGAGCGTGGTGGGGCCGCGGCCGGAGCGGCCGTACTTCGTCGAGAAGTTCTCGGTCGAGTACCCCAACTACGCGATG
The window above is part of the Micromonospora inositola genome. Proteins encoded here:
- a CDS encoding MOSC domain-containing protein, which translates into the protein MRLAAVHTYPVKGCHRLDHDGARVEPWGLAGDRRWLVIDEHGVGVTQREAAELVTLGATPRAGGLVLRAPDRADLDVPEPDAGEPLPVRVFRSRRPVAALPAGPAADDWLGGLLGRPVRLVWLREPTRQMDPDERDHDTGDQVSFADEYPLLLAGAASLDALNDWLAEAGEPPVPMARFRPNLVVEGAPAWAEDGWAGRRLRVGSAVFRAAGPCDRCVVTTTDQETGVRGKEPLRTLGRHRNINQKLLFGLHLVPDGPGEVQVGDPVTLLD
- a CDS encoding sugar transferase produces the protein MIPPVRSAKEPLVAAETRTGLDTTAVIPYASSRASKRTRWLRAWMMTAPIDVVALLAPLLVTQNYWRGTLTNAGLTVAFFAAGGLYRARRHISILDELPSLGGRLLAAGAVVAIIAAQRHDSVPYVSGFMQGVALSAGLVIVGRAVNHTFILVARKRRWVEHNAIIIGSGPVGVELARLLRRYPQYGLRFVGCVDAPSRQGLGSIPLIGTLDDLEHLTRLMGCEVLVIADPDCTESALMDTLLRPASSRCDLWAVPRLWGSRSQGGYPDHVGAIPIVKIGDTTLTGPRWKIKRASDVLFAALALIVLSPVLLLCAIATFLDGGRGIFFYQERIGRYGEPFKVIKFRSMRPVDEHESQTNWSIANDRRVGPIGRFMRRTSLDELPQLWNILRGEMSVVGPRPERPYFVEKFSVEYPNYAMRHRVPVGLTGLAQVSGLRGDTPISDRARFDNFYVENWSLWLDIKIVLRTVAEVFRGGGR
- a CDS encoding O-methyltransferase, which codes for MDATKLRRAIARTPLAPVAAFPVRLARVARHDAKVLRTSARWLVTSREHHNYTYELTKLSRHHLAWFVSVVCDVPVKQVRAYLNEIETDEELRRHIERATAAASRRGLADKHVRYARRIGWYATVRARKPAHVVETGVDKGLGSCVLAAALLRNAAEGHPGRLTSLDINPEAGYLARATPWADVVDLVIGDSVASIAALDRPVDLFLHDSDHSRVHEKSEFEAVEPKLAPGAMLLTDNVTVTNVLAEHAERTGRRFLAYRETPARHWYPGDGIGVAW
- a CDS encoding LCP family protein; translation: MSRRHQFADYETRYPASEVDLDATEQTSSPAPRRRRGRRIALIVLLVLVLLTGGGLLAGGLYYRSINSSVERVDAFDGVPEESRPQVEVAAKGAMNIMMLGSDSRDPENTGGSRSDTIIVAHLPADRSSAQLISIPRDTWVSVPRSKDGQHGGRDAKINAAYAWGGVPLMVQTVEQFTGVRIDHVTMVDFSGFKEIVDALGGVEIDVEKDFTTNYSLSGSRTFVKGRQTMDGAAALDYARERHAFADGDFARIRHQQQVIKAILDKAASGGVLASPGKLNSFVKATSNAVAVDKSLSLLDLAMELRGLRGGNLGFFTCPVKGTGRVGSESVVFANTTKAKTLFDAVRRDSVPDILAAGK
- a CDS encoding GNAT family N-acetyltransferase, whose product is MAGVSLRFVLDPDLTPELREQIVSLWVDVTNAGGAVGFVAPVTAAEVRPMAEAAFADIVDGPDRLLVGYEGDRPVGILIICDNRFHLKTHYRVLKRVMVHPDTQGRGYGAALMREAERLGSELGLAALHVTVRGGLGLEPFYDRLGYREVGRLPGALRLAPGDDRDEVFMWLDLDRPGA